TGGACGGGAGCGCCGCCTCTCAAGGGGAGCGGCCTGCTGGCGTTGGTTCTGCTATGGGCAGCGGGGCGGGCGGCAATGTGGTTGTCAGGGTGGCTGCCGCTGTGGTTGGTCGCGACGATCGACCTGGCCTTCCTGCCGGCAATGGCGGCTTATGTCGCGCGAGTGCTGCTGCGCCATGGCAATTACCGCAACCTGGTGCTGGTTGCGCTGCTCGTTCTACTCGCTGGTGCCGACCTCTCGATGCACCTGGGGTTCAGTGGGTTTTGGCCTCCCGGGGGGCGATTGGGAGAAATCCTGGCGCTGGATCTGATTGCCGCGATCATGGTCGTGGTGGGCGGGCGAATCACGCCGGCGTTCACTGCCAACTGGCTAGGCATGCAGGGCCAGGATCCCGCCCTGGTGAGGCGCTCGGAGGTGTTGGATCGTGCGGCTTTCTGGAGCACGGTCGCCATGGTGCCGGTGGACCTTGCGATGTCCTTTCCCGTGCCGGCTAGTCTCATTGCACTGATCGCCGCACTCGTCAACGGTTGGCGACTCCTGGCCTGGCGTGGCTGGAAAGCCTCGGCGGAGCCCCTCATATGGATTCTTCATGTGGCCCTGGGCTGGATCGTCGTTGCCTTGCTGCTCAAGGCGATGACGCCTTGGTTGGCGCTATCTCCCAGTGTCTGGATGCATGCGATGGGGGCCGGAGCGGCTGGCACCTTGATTCTTGGCGTGATGACCCGCGTGGCGATGGGCCATACGGGGCGGCCAATGCGCCTGCCACGCATGGCGATATGGATCTATGTCGCCATCATCACTGCGGGGCTGGTGCGGGTGATCGCGGCCTTCGTGCCGCAACTGGCCTATCCCGGGCTCAGCGTCTCGACAGTGGCCTGGGTCGTTGCCTTTCTGCTTTTTGTGCTTATCTACTGGCCGATCCTGAGCCGACCGCGCGCCGATGGTCGTCCCGGCTGAACGAAAGCTCGGAATGTGGCGAAACTCTCAGTGAGGTGGTCCTATCAGTGAGGTGGTCCTATGAAAAAGACAAGCTCTGTCCCGGCGACCCCGGCTGTCGAGCCGATACGCTGGCCGGATGAGGCCGAGTGCCTGCTGACCGGCGAATCGGAGGGTGCCTGTAGTGAATAGCCGTGCGCCTGCCTGCTCTCGGAAGTCGGCATATTGGGTGCGCTGGCCAGGGATTTCTGCCTGCAGTTTCGGAGCTGGCGGCGTTCCGACCGGAAGTGATCGTGAATATCGATGAATCGGGGCTCGCACTTCCCGCCAAGCGATACGCCGACAAGCCTGTCGTCTTCGCTCAGGAGGATGTGGCAGTAGGGCGGGTCACTAGAAAGATCGCCACGCAGGAAAAGAGGAGTCCGGTGATCACCGGGACCTTGGCGCTGTCGCTGGTCGCCAGCAGAATCAGCCAACTCACGAGAAGTAGCAGGCAGGCCAGCCATTTGGCGCGCTTCGGTACGGCGCGCTGTTCGCGCCAGGCCCGCAATGGCGGGCCGAAATGCGGATGACGATGCAGCCAGTCATCGAGGCGCGCCGACCCCTTGGGAGCGGCCCAGGCAGCGACCAGCAGAAATGGGGTGGTGGGCAGCAAGAGGAAGCACGATTCCGGCTGCGCCCAGCCCGACGCAGCCATAGGCCAGGCAAAGGTAGGCGAGGCGACGTGGCGAAGCCATGGACAGCCTCCTTGATCACTCCGGTAGCAGCACGATCGCCAGCATATGTACGACCCGCGCCAGAAAGTAGTATTCCATGGCGTCACACGGTCCGCGAGAACAGGCCGCGCTGGCCTTCGCCCAGGTAGGCGTCGAAGGCCATGGCGACGCTGCGCAGCATCAACTGGCCTTGAGGCAGCAGCGTCACCAGGCCATCCCGTACCGTCACCAGGCCATCGGCGACATGGCCGGCGAGCTGTTCCAGCGACTCGGCGAAATAGTCGGTGAAATCGATCTGGTAGCGGCGCTCGAAGTGGGCCATGTCGAGGTGACCATGGCACATCAGGGCCATGATCACGTCGCGGCGCAGGCAATCGTCATCGTGGAGCCGGTAGCCGCGCTTGACCGGCAGGCGGCCGGCATCGAGGCGGCCATAATACTGGGAAAGCTCCTTGGCGTTCTGGCTGTAGCTGTCGGCCACCTTGCCGATGGCCGACACGCCTAGGCCAATCAGATCGCAGTCGGCATGCGTGGAGTAGCCCTGGAAGTTGCGCTGCAGCGTGCCGTTCTCTCGAGCCAGCACCAGTTCATCGTCGGGCAGCGCGAAGTGATCCATGCCGATGTACACGTAGCCCGCCGCGGTCAGGCGCTGGATGGTCAGTTCGAGCAGTTCCAGCTTGCGCTCGGGCGGCGGCATGTGTTCGGGGCGGATCAGGCGCTGGGACTTGAACATGCTGGGCAGGTGAGCGTAGCTGTAGGCAGCGATGCGGTTGGGGCGAATATCGATGACCTTGGCCAGGGTGGCGTCGAAGCTCTCCACGTTCTGCAGCGGCAGGCCATAGATCAGGTCGACGCTCAGCGAGTCGAAATCGGCCTCGCGGGCCGCCTCGACCAGGCTACATACCTGGGATTCGCTCTGGATGCGATTGACCGCGGCCTGTACGTCCGGATCGAAGTCCTGCACGCCGAAACTCAGCCGATTGAAGCCCAGCCGACGCAACGCATGAAGGCGCTCGGGCGTTACCGTTCGCGGATCGACTTCCACGGAAAATTCATGCGCGCCGCGAGTATCGAAGCGAAACGCCTGACGCAAGGCGACCATCAGCTCGGCAAGCTGGGCGTTGGTGAAGTAGGTCGGTGTACCGCCGCCCAGGTGGAGCTGGGTCAGCCGGCGATCGGCTTTGAACAGCTCCGCCTGCATCGCGATCTCACGCTTGAGATAATCGAGATACTCGGCGGCCTTCTCGGTCTTCTGGGTGATGATCTTGTTGCAGGCACAGTAGTGGCAGAGGCTCTTGCAGAACGGAATATGCACGTACACCGACAACGGCTTGGGCAGCGGATCGGCGTTGCTGGCTTTCGTGGCCAGCCGGTAGTCGTCCATGGCAAAGGCTTCATGAAACTGCGGCGCGGTCGGGTAGGAGGTATAACGAGGCCCCGGGAAGTCGTATTTGCTGACCAGGGCACGATCGAAAGCGTGCGGTTGGCTC
The genomic region above belongs to Halomonas zincidurans B6 and contains:
- the hemN gene encoding oxygen-independent coproporphyrinogen III oxidase, with the translated sequence MSQPHAFDRALVSKYDFPGPRYTSYPTAPQFHEAFAMDDYRLATKASNADPLPKPLSVYVHIPFCKSLCHYCACNKIITQKTEKAAEYLDYLKREIAMQAELFKADRRLTQLHLGGGTPTYFTNAQLAELMVALRQAFRFDTRGAHEFSVEVDPRTVTPERLHALRRLGFNRLSFGVQDFDPDVQAAVNRIQSESQVCSLVEAAREADFDSLSVDLIYGLPLQNVESFDATLAKVIDIRPNRIAAYSYAHLPSMFKSQRLIRPEHMPPPERKLELLELTIQRLTAAGYVYIGMDHFALPDDELVLARENGTLQRNFQGYSTHADCDLIGLGVSAIGKVADSYSQNAKELSQYYGRLDAGRLPVKRGYRLHDDDCLRRDVIMALMCHGHLDMAHFERRYQIDFTDYFAESLEQLAGHVADGLVTVRDGLVTLLPQGQLMLRSVAMAFDAYLGEGQRGLFSRTV
- a CDS encoding YbaN family protein, coding for MLPTTPFLLVAAWAAPKGSARLDDWLHRHPHFGPPLRAWREQRAVPKRAKWLACLLLLVSWLILLATSDSAKVPVITGLLFSCVAIFLVTRPTATSS
- a CDS encoding NnrS family protein, with translation MNDTTSLRYNDEPVLLAFAFRPFFLLTALYAASLVAAWFAFLFGGLPLPLGVNPIQWHAHELLFGMVPAAIAGFLLTAMCNWTGAPPLKGSGLLALVLLWAAGRAAMWLSGWLPLWLVATIDLAFLPAMAAYVARVLLRHGNYRNLVLVALLVLLAGADLSMHLGFSGFWPPGGRLGEILALDLIAAIMVVVGGRITPAFTANWLGMQGQDPALVRRSEVLDRAAFWSTVAMVPVDLAMSFPVPASLIALIAALVNGWRLLAWRGWKASAEPLIWILHVALGWIVVALLLKAMTPWLALSPSVWMHAMGAGAAGTLILGVMTRVAMGHTGRPMRLPRMAIWIYVAIITAGLVRVIAAFVPQLAYPGLSVSTVAWVVAFLLFVLIYWPILSRPRADGRPG